Proteins from a single region of Sphaerochaeta globosa str. Buddy:
- a CDS encoding L-serine ammonia-lyase translates to MESLRELFRIGYGPSSSHTMGPRAAATHFLSLYPHYPRYEADLYGSLAATGKGHLTDKALREIFAKSGKEVEIVWYPDSEKPFHPNALTIRSYNEANEIVHEQTYYSVGGGKIIVEGEQEQASKIVYPKEYSRMKQILEYCSEEGLQLWEFALQFEGPGILTYIEEVWNVMSSAVERGLDAEGVLPGGLKLPRKASQYNSKATEFSGPLGSTASALSYALAVSEENAGGGLIVTAPTCGSCGVLPGVLYYLAKQYKFPKVKILRALLTAGVIGNVVKTNGSISGAEVGCQGEIGVACAMAGAAATHLLGGSIYQIEYAAEMGLEHHLGLTCDPMRGLVQIPCIERNALATMRSLDHCSYALLGDGRHKVSFDSVIEVMMETGQALPSLYRETSKGGLAKVLG, encoded by the coding sequence ATGGAATCCCTTCGAGAACTCTTTCGGATCGGCTATGGCCCTTCCAGCAGTCATACCATGGGACCGCGTGCTGCGGCCACCCATTTCCTTTCGTTGTACCCTCATTACCCCCGCTATGAGGCAGACTTGTATGGCAGTCTTGCAGCTACCGGAAAAGGACATTTGACTGACAAGGCCCTGCGTGAAATTTTTGCAAAATCCGGTAAGGAAGTAGAGATTGTTTGGTATCCCGACAGTGAGAAACCTTTTCATCCCAATGCTCTGACCATCCGCTCCTACAATGAGGCTAATGAAATTGTGCATGAGCAGACGTACTACAGTGTCGGAGGAGGGAAAATTATCGTCGAAGGTGAGCAGGAACAAGCTTCAAAGATAGTCTATCCCAAAGAGTATTCCAGGATGAAACAGATTCTTGAGTATTGCTCGGAGGAAGGCCTGCAGTTATGGGAGTTCGCTCTCCAATTCGAAGGGCCCGGGATTCTGACCTACATCGAAGAGGTTTGGAATGTCATGAGCAGTGCCGTGGAGCGAGGCTTGGACGCTGAAGGAGTACTGCCCGGCGGGCTGAAGCTGCCGCGCAAGGCAAGCCAATACAACTCCAAAGCTACTGAATTCTCCGGTCCGTTGGGAAGTACCGCTTCCGCCTTAAGCTATGCCCTTGCAGTAAGCGAGGAGAATGCCGGCGGTGGCTTGATCGTCACAGCCCCTACGTGCGGCAGCTGCGGCGTCCTTCCCGGAGTCCTCTATTATTTGGCAAAACAGTATAAATTCCCCAAAGTGAAAATACTCAGGGCTTTGCTTACAGCAGGCGTCATCGGCAATGTCGTGAAGACCAATGGGTCGATCAGCGGTGCCGAGGTCGGTTGCCAAGGCGAGATCGGTGTTGCTTGTGCCATGGCAGGAGCTGCCGCAACACACCTGCTGGGAGGCAGCATCTATCAGATTGAATATGCTGCTGAGATGGGCCTTGAGCACCATTTGGGGCTTACCTGCGATCCTATGCGCGGTCTGGTGCAGATACCCTGCATCGAACGCAATGCATTGGCTACCATGCGCTCTCTGGACCACTGCTCCTATGCGTTGCTCGGTGATGGACGGCACAAAGTGAGTTTTGACAGTGTCATTGAAGTGATGATGGAAACAGGACAGGCTCTTCCCTCCCTATACCGCGAGACTTCCAAAGGCGGCTTGGCAAAAGTACTTGGATAA
- the leuS gene encoding leucine--tRNA ligase, with protein sequence MSKYPFHEIETKWQAYWDEHQTFAVTEDPSIPKDKRAYVLDMFPYPSGAGLHVGHPEGYTATDIYCRFLRMRGYNVLHPMGFDSFGLPAENYAIKTGTHPKATTEKNIENFRKQIKSLGFSYDWNREISTHSSDYYRWTQWIFIQLFNKGLAYESHTPINWCGQCKTGLANEEVKDGKCERCGTTVVRKNIRQWVLKITEYADKLLSDLDSVDWPESVKLMQRNWIGRSEGASVFFKVDEIDAQLEVYTTRADTLYGATYMVVAPEHPLVSQLTKVGQKAAVEAYLEASARKSDLERTDLAKDKTGVFSGSYAINPVNGKRIPIWIADYVLISYGTGAIMAVPAHDTRDWEFAKKFNLPIIEVLKSEVDVQTQAWTEDGIHVNSDFLDGLNKEDAIEAMLAWLLERKLGSKAINYKLRDWIFSRQRYWGEPIPLVHCPTCGTVAVPIEELPLLLPEVTSYEPSGTGESPLAKIDEWVHCSCPVCGGEAKRETNTMPQWAGSCWYYLRYLDPKNANEFVSKEMEAYWMPVDLYVGGAEHAVLHLLYARFWHKVLFDLGLVSTSEPFKRLVNQGMITSYAFQRKDKSLVPTDMVEEQSPDVFIEKATGETLERVIAKMSKSLKNVINPDEIITEFGADSMRMYEMFMGPLEVSKPWATTGLVGVYRFLDRIWRLFDEREITDAEPDEELKRTLHKSIKKVTYDTNSLNFNTAISQMMVLVNELYKIEILPREVGETLVKLLGPYVPHLAEELWERLGHSGGLSTVAWPAYCEEFTIDNQIEMVFQVNGKVRSKVTVPKGLGKDEVLSMAKEDEKMRNWLEGKTIVKEIVVPDKLVNIVVK encoded by the coding sequence ATGAGCAAATATCCCTTCCATGAAATAGAAACAAAATGGCAAGCATACTGGGACGAGCATCAGACTTTTGCCGTCACCGAAGATCCAAGCATCCCCAAGGATAAGCGGGCGTATGTCCTGGATATGTTCCCCTATCCCTCCGGGGCGGGACTTCATGTCGGACATCCTGAAGGATATACCGCTACCGACATCTACTGCAGATTCCTCAGGATGAGAGGCTACAATGTGCTCCATCCCATGGGGTTCGACTCTTTTGGCCTGCCGGCGGAGAACTATGCGATCAAGACAGGTACCCACCCAAAGGCAACCACCGAGAAGAACATTGAGAACTTCCGCAAGCAAATAAAGAGCCTTGGCTTCAGCTATGACTGGAACCGCGAGATTTCAACCCACAGCAGCGACTACTACCGCTGGACCCAGTGGATTTTCATACAACTCTTCAACAAGGGCCTCGCCTATGAATCCCACACCCCGATCAATTGGTGCGGCCAGTGTAAAACAGGTCTTGCCAATGAGGAGGTAAAGGATGGAAAGTGTGAACGGTGCGGAACGACCGTCGTTCGCAAGAATATCCGTCAATGGGTGCTCAAAATCACCGAATACGCAGACAAGCTGCTATCCGATCTGGACAGTGTAGACTGGCCTGAATCGGTCAAGCTCATGCAGCGCAACTGGATCGGCCGCAGCGAGGGAGCCTCGGTATTTTTCAAGGTTGATGAAATCGATGCCCAGCTTGAAGTCTATACAACCCGTGCCGATACGCTCTATGGAGCAACCTATATGGTCGTCGCCCCTGAACATCCGCTTGTCTCCCAGCTGACCAAGGTCGGACAGAAAGCGGCCGTTGAGGCCTATCTTGAGGCAAGCGCCCGTAAGAGCGACCTCGAAAGAACCGATTTGGCCAAGGACAAGACTGGTGTATTCAGCGGCAGTTATGCGATCAACCCAGTCAACGGCAAGCGCATTCCGATTTGGATTGCCGACTATGTATTGATCAGCTACGGAACCGGTGCCATTATGGCCGTTCCCGCCCACGATACCCGTGACTGGGAGTTTGCCAAGAAATTCAACCTGCCCATCATTGAAGTGCTCAAGAGCGAAGTCGATGTACAGACCCAGGCTTGGACTGAGGATGGAATTCATGTAAACAGTGATTTCCTGGACGGCCTGAACAAGGAAGATGCCATCGAGGCGATGCTTGCCTGGCTTTTGGAGCGCAAACTCGGGTCAAAGGCAATCAACTATAAGCTTCGCGACTGGATTTTCAGCCGCCAACGCTACTGGGGAGAACCCATCCCCTTGGTACACTGCCCCACCTGTGGCACGGTTGCCGTCCCCATCGAAGAACTTCCCCTGCTGTTGCCTGAAGTAACCAGTTACGAACCCAGCGGCACGGGCGAAAGCCCGCTGGCAAAAATTGATGAGTGGGTCCATTGCTCCTGTCCGGTTTGCGGCGGGGAAGCAAAACGCGAAACCAATACCATGCCCCAATGGGCGGGTTCCTGCTGGTACTACCTGCGCTATCTCGACCCAAAAAATGCAAATGAATTCGTCTCCAAGGAAATGGAAGCATACTGGATGCCCGTCGACCTCTACGTCGGGGGCGCCGAGCACGCTGTACTGCACCTTTTGTATGCCCGATTCTGGCACAAGGTACTCTTTGACCTCGGTTTGGTTTCCACTTCCGAACCGTTCAAACGCCTGGTAAACCAGGGTATGATCACCAGTTATGCTTTCCAGCGCAAGGACAAGAGTCTGGTTCCGACCGATATGGTCGAGGAACAGAGTCCCGATGTCTTTATTGAGAAGGCAACCGGCGAAACGTTGGAACGGGTCATCGCAAAAATGTCCAAGAGCTTGAAGAACGTCATCAATCCTGACGAGATCATCACCGAATTCGGGGCTGACTCCATGCGCATGTATGAAATGTTCATGGGACCGCTGGAGGTCTCAAAACCTTGGGCCACCACCGGTTTGGTTGGCGTGTATCGGTTCCTCGACCGAATCTGGAGACTTTTTGACGAACGGGAAATCACCGATGCAGAGCCTGATGAGGAGTTGAAGAGAACGCTTCATAAGTCGATCAAGAAGGTCACGTACGATACAAATTCCCTGAATTTCAATACTGCGATCAGCCAAATGATGGTACTGGTTAATGAACTGTACAAGATTGAGATCCTGCCTCGAGAGGTTGGAGAAACCTTGGTCAAACTGCTTGGCCCGTATGTTCCCCATCTTGCCGAGGAACTGTGGGAACGGCTTGGCCATAGTGGAGGACTTTCAACGGTAGCTTGGCCTGCATATTGTGAGGAATTTACCATCGACAACCAGATCGAGATGGTCTTCCAGGTAAACGGTAAAGTACGTTCAAAGGTGACGGTCCCCAAGGGACTCGGCAAGGACGAAGTCCTGTCCATGGCCAAAGAGGATGAAAAGATGAGGAACTGGCTCGAGGGCAAGACCATTGTCAAAGAGATTGTAGTTCCTGATAAGTTGGTGAACATCGTAGTAAAGTAA
- a CDS encoding hemolysin family protein, which produces MQVQLTAIVILLLLSAVFSAMETAYTSLSFVQLKILENRKTRSSRLAYKLSQDRDALLTTVLVGNNVVNISVSALVTTFAIEFFSSQAVGYATGILTLVILIFGEITPKQLALMHNMRIAVFMAYPIRFISILLFPVVWLLRLLSSLITRLFASHTEPSITTEGVMHMVDAAENEGLVDQYESDLMQRAIHFSETQVRTIMTHRTDVFCISDELTIRDAFPSIVKSGFSRVPVFHKSAENIIGIVLVRDILRAQLEKRMDKSISSILRQPIFVPEQMHLDDVFFLFKKDKLQQAIVLDEYGGFSGVVTMEDVAEQLFGELYDEHERRFPDRIVEREQMPGTFLVMADTPFQQFVDELDLPLDHQKQRISTVAAYVLELTGDIPQEGEVVQSPTGTFRIISMKGNRMEAVEFSPTIDDGTLL; this is translated from the coding sequence ATGCAAGTACAACTAACTGCCATCGTAATTCTGCTGTTGCTTTCCGCTGTATTCTCAGCGATGGAAACAGCATATACCTCCCTTTCATTTGTACAACTGAAGATACTGGAGAACCGAAAAACCCGCTCAAGCAGACTTGCCTACAAGCTGAGCCAGGACCGTGATGCCCTGCTTACTACAGTCTTGGTTGGCAACAATGTAGTGAACATTTCCGTATCCGCCTTGGTGACCACGTTTGCCATCGAGTTCTTTTCAAGCCAAGCGGTTGGGTATGCCACCGGTATCCTTACCTTGGTGATTCTCATTTTCGGGGAGATTACCCCCAAGCAACTCGCCTTGATGCACAACATGAGGATAGCCGTCTTCATGGCATATCCCATCCGGTTTATTTCAATCCTTCTCTTTCCAGTAGTTTGGCTGCTCAGACTTTTATCTTCTCTGATCACTCGTCTGTTCGCCTCCCATACAGAGCCGTCCATCACCACCGAAGGAGTGATGCACATGGTGGATGCAGCCGAAAATGAGGGCTTGGTGGATCAGTATGAGTCCGACCTCATGCAGAGGGCCATCCACTTCAGCGAGACACAGGTGCGTACCATCATGACCCACCGTACCGACGTGTTTTGCATCAGCGATGAATTGACGATCCGCGATGCATTCCCTTCCATTGTGAAGTCGGGATTCAGCCGTGTACCGGTGTTTCACAAGAGCGCGGAGAATATCATCGGCATTGTACTGGTTCGCGATATCTTGCGCGCCCAGCTGGAAAAGCGCATGGACAAGAGCATCAGCTCAATCCTCAGACAACCTATTTTCGTCCCTGAGCAGATGCATTTGGACGATGTGTTTTTCCTGTTCAAGAAGGATAAGCTGCAGCAAGCGATAGTCTTGGATGAATACGGCGGTTTCAGCGGTGTTGTGACGATGGAGGACGTAGCCGAGCAGCTCTTCGGTGAACTCTATGACGAGCATGAACGGAGGTTTCCCGACAGAATCGTCGAGCGCGAGCAGATGCCCGGCACCTTTCTGGTTATGGCCGACACCCCATTCCAACAGTTTGTTGATGAACTGGACCTTCCTCTCGATCATCAGAAGCAGAGAATTTCAACAGTTGCTGCGTATGTCTTGGAGCTGACCGGTGACATTCCCCAAGAGGGTGAAGTTGTCCAGTCTCCAACGGGAACCTTTCGCATCATCTCCATGAAGGGAAACAGAATGGAGGCTGTAGAATTTTCTCCAACCATCGATGATGGAACCCTTCTGTAG
- a CDS encoding GNAT family N-acetyltransferase → MSTYTISAMKKEQESETKALMQRCFDKSLASIFFLHPDTTLVVLYEGRVVAGLNLDVYKVNKQVKMGYLGWLYTDEKHRGKGLAGKLISESLAFLKGLGCTDVAGCVEGDNPASFKQLQREGFSRLPLVAQIRRFRFGLFKVWKHASRFFDMGYFLWHLRLDGEKEMSYPENLPAWFGGVLANTVLFLPVLFGWNLLSVFHVSWMQLTRENTMLWLAIPFLSLLARTFPALVYAKVRKKSVVYRQWDTAYFTALLLPLLLGLPFPVPGNLYIQGSNWSLKTHAKDLARMSLISNTSLSLVFLLFPNPYTLFLLSLDTFFFFYPFCGFNSARIKRSGWNYKAFSIILTLACYAFLLVY, encoded by the coding sequence ATGAGTACCTACACAATCTCTGCCATGAAGAAAGAGCAGGAAAGCGAAACAAAGGCCCTCATGCAACGCTGCTTTGACAAAAGTCTTGCCTCAATTTTTTTTCTTCACCCCGACACCACCTTGGTGGTCCTTTACGAGGGTCGGGTTGTCGCCGGCTTGAATCTAGATGTGTACAAGGTCAACAAGCAGGTAAAAATGGGATATCTGGGTTGGCTCTACACCGATGAGAAGCACCGCGGAAAGGGTCTTGCGGGAAAACTCATATCCGAGTCCTTGGCCTTCCTTAAGGGTTTGGGCTGCACCGATGTTGCGGGTTGTGTGGAAGGTGACAATCCTGCTTCCTTCAAACAACTACAGAGAGAGGGGTTTTCCCGTCTTCCGTTGGTTGCACAAATACGACGTTTTCGCTTCGGGCTTTTCAAGGTATGGAAGCATGCCTCCCGATTTTTCGATATGGGATACTTTTTATGGCATCTGCGTCTCGATGGGGAAAAAGAGATGTCGTATCCTGAAAACCTCCCAGCTTGGTTTGGGGGAGTTCTCGCAAACACGGTGTTGTTTCTGCCTGTCCTCTTCGGATGGAACCTCCTTTCAGTTTTTCATGTTTCATGGATGCAGTTGACTCGGGAAAATACAATGCTATGGCTGGCGATACCCTTTTTAAGCTTGCTGGCACGTACTTTTCCTGCGCTTGTGTATGCAAAAGTTCGCAAGAAATCGGTAGTCTATCGACAATGGGACACCGCCTATTTCACAGCCCTACTGCTGCCGCTTCTGTTGGGCCTTCCTTTTCCCGTGCCGGGAAACCTCTACATACAAGGAAGCAATTGGTCGCTGAAAACCCATGCGAAAGACTTGGCTCGGATGAGCCTGATTTCCAACACCTCGCTCTCTCTTGTCTTCCTTTTGTTTCCTAATCCCTACACCCTGTTCCTTTTGAGTTTGGACACATTCTTTTTCTTCTATCCATTCTGTGGTTTCAATTCTGCACGTATCAAACGCTCTGGATGGAATTACAAAGCATTCAGTATAATTCTTACCCTTGCCTGCTATGCATTTCTCTTGGTATACTGA
- a CDS encoding GNAT family N-acetyltransferase — translation MVVTSSLKHTDYEELLPVFNEAFSDYDLPVAMSLEALKAHLQSLSYSSEDSVGLFEKRQLVGFLLIGRRGRVAYDAGTGIIPSYRGKGLSHTLIDDAIGHLRSRGCSQFVLEVLNSNSKAKNLYLSHGFMMRRNLQCFSIKQAQITQQSNVLLEHHIQGYSVPASFEPTYQNSDESVVEGLYTCSDIVYQDTRRGIVWYHPNRGSIAQINIEPVYRDISLIKQAIVGCCNVCTTQSVRMLNVDEKDSLTIKALDELGFSNFTTQSEMVLLLDEPQL, via the coding sequence ATGGTGGTAACATCCTCACTCAAGCATACTGACTATGAAGAACTTCTTCCTGTTTTCAATGAGGCGTTCAGCGATTACGACCTACCAGTGGCCATGTCGCTCGAAGCGTTGAAGGCCCACCTGCAAAGCCTCTCTTACAGCAGCGAGGACTCGGTGGGTCTTTTCGAGAAACGACAATTGGTTGGCTTTCTGCTGATCGGCCGCAGAGGAAGGGTTGCCTACGATGCTGGAACCGGCATCATTCCCTCGTACCGGGGAAAAGGGCTTTCCCACACCCTCATCGACGATGCAATCGGACACCTGCGGTCAAGAGGTTGCTCACAGTTCGTCCTCGAAGTCCTCAACTCCAACTCCAAGGCAAAAAACCTCTATCTCAGCCATGGGTTTATGATGCGTCGAAACCTTCAATGCTTCTCCATCAAACAAGCACAAATCACCCAACAATCAAACGTTTTGCTTGAGCATCACATACAAGGATATAGTGTTCCTGCAAGCTTTGAGCCAACCTACCAGAACAGTGATGAGTCGGTTGTAGAAGGACTGTATACGTGCTCTGATATTGTGTACCAAGACACAAGAAGGGGAATCGTTTGGTATCATCCAAACCGGGGATCGATAGCCCAAATCAACATTGAACCAGTCTATAGAGATATATCTCTGATAAAGCAAGCCATTGTTGGTTGTTGCAACGTCTGTACGACTCAGTCAGTGCGGATGCTCAATGTGGATGAAAAAGACAGCCTTACCATCAAAGCCTTGGATGAACTCGGCTTCAGTAATTTCACCACGCAAAGTGAAATGGTTCTTCTCCTTGATGAGCCGCAGCTATGA
- the corA gene encoding magnesium/cobalt transporter CorA codes for MHEKKVNPYAHKKKEGLAAGSLIYVGDTLPQQTSIHTHMYRSGSYRMENGYTQAEKENLRWVEISGLEDIQAIVKIAKEFQIANLSLEDVFSTDQRLKLDQYDAYLSVTLRILEHQGTQEQQLTLFLGDGWVLSIAEYNHLSFEPVVRQLSSATKLQSATSSALLHALIDRVVDQYLVKADELELKTENLEELVITKPQETTASAIHQQKAEILRLRRMTSPLKDILTTLIRSENPFLDRNTNFLLRDIYDHALWLFEECDMLRETMSGIMEVYLSSLDMKMNAIMKVLTIISTIFIPLTFLTGLYGMNFAHMPMTSAYWGFYAILGGSVLVVSGMAIYFRRKKWW; via the coding sequence ATGCACGAAAAAAAAGTGAATCCCTATGCCCACAAGAAAAAGGAAGGGTTGGCAGCCGGAAGCCTTATCTATGTCGGCGATACCCTGCCTCAGCAGACCAGTATCCATACCCATATGTACCGAAGTGGCTCCTATCGGATGGAAAATGGGTATACGCAAGCCGAGAAGGAGAACCTCCGTTGGGTCGAGATCTCAGGCCTTGAGGATATCCAGGCCATCGTAAAGATTGCCAAGGAGTTTCAAATCGCCAACCTCAGCCTGGAGGACGTGTTTTCCACCGACCAGAGGCTTAAGCTCGACCAATACGATGCCTACCTTTCGGTCACCTTGCGCATTCTGGAACACCAAGGGACCCAGGAACAGCAACTTACCCTGTTTCTCGGTGATGGCTGGGTGCTCTCAATTGCAGAATACAATCATCTATCGTTTGAGCCGGTAGTCCGTCAGCTTTCCTCGGCAACAAAACTGCAGAGTGCCACTTCCAGCGCCCTCTTGCATGCCCTTATCGACCGGGTGGTCGACCAGTACCTGGTCAAGGCCGATGAGCTGGAGCTGAAAACTGAGAATCTGGAAGAATTGGTCATTACCAAACCACAGGAAACCACTGCCTCCGCCATCCATCAGCAAAAGGCTGAAATCCTCAGGCTCAGGCGCATGACCAGCCCCCTTAAGGATATTCTGACCACCCTGATACGCTCTGAAAATCCGTTTCTCGACCGCAACACCAACTTTTTGCTTCGTGATATTTACGACCATGCCCTGTGGCTCTTTGAAGAGTGCGATATGCTTCGCGAAACCATGTCAGGAATCATGGAAGTATACCTCTCGAGCCTCGATATGAAGATGAACGCCATCATGAAGGTGCTGACGATCATCTCGACAATCTTCATCCCCCTTACCTTTTTGACCGGTCTGTATGGTATGAACTTCGCCCATATGCCGATGACAAGCGCCTATTGGGGCTTTTATGCAATCCTTGGTGGCTCAGTTTTGGTCGTCAGCGGTATGGCCATCTATTTCAGGAGAAAAAAATGGTGGTAA
- a CDS encoding lysoplasmalogenase family protein, whose product MDTILLLYIGLALIHLSLRSEGLKNLGSLTKVLLMPLLMMYVLKNGAKPLLLCSLALATVGDYFLTKASRKNTFTLGMISFALAHLCYSMHILLTPLQWLPIGIGLLLVLAPFFYLLKLLKYSPFKIRYILYAVNLFAMTVLCFGSGSMLASLGALAFIISDGMIAMGSLNRHQCTVTTEMAMYILAQLLLILGLVTL is encoded by the coding sequence ATGGATACGATTCTCCTCCTATATATCGGCTTAGCACTGATACACTTGAGTCTTCGTTCTGAAGGCCTAAAAAACCTGGGCTCATTGACCAAGGTCCTGCTCATGCCACTTCTCATGATGTATGTGCTGAAAAATGGTGCAAAGCCTCTGCTGCTCTGCTCACTGGCATTGGCAACGGTGGGAGATTACTTTCTTACCAAGGCATCCAGAAAGAATACTTTCACCTTGGGCATGATCAGCTTCGCCCTCGCACACCTTTGCTATTCCATGCATATACTCCTTACTCCGCTGCAATGGCTGCCCATCGGTATCGGATTGCTGCTTGTACTCGCACCCTTCTTCTATTTGCTCAAACTCCTGAAATATTCACCCTTCAAAATCAGATACATCCTCTATGCGGTCAACCTGTTTGCCATGACGGTTCTGTGCTTCGGCTCCGGTTCAATGCTGGCTTCGTTGGGAGCCTTGGCTTTCATCATCTCCGACGGTATGATAGCTATGGGAAGTTTGAATCGACACCAATGTACCGTCACTACTGAAATGGCCATGTATATACTTGCCCAACTGTTACTGATTCTGGGATTGGTAACCTTGTAG
- a CDS encoding DNA topoisomerase IV subunit B, protein MAKTTYDESKIQTLSALEHIRKRPGMYIGRLGNGTHVDDGIYILLKEVVDNSVDEFIMGYGSRILIRRKECEVRVRDYGRGIPLGKVVDCVSIINTGAKYSDDVFQFSVGLNGVGTKAVNALSSHFMVTSFREGKYHSATFSQGILLKEETGETKEADGTEVVFTPDPELFGDYAYNEDFIFSRLWSYAYLNTGLCLDYNGKVYKSAHGLLDLLDKEVGTEGLYTIIHYQAKQMEFALTHVAGSYGENYFSYVNGQHTTDGGTHQSAFKEGILKGINEHFKKNWAPQDVREGVVGAIAVKVKDPVFESQTKNKLSNTEIRTWIVNEVRDAIVDFLLKNAEEAQKLYQKIINNEALRKELNEVKKGARESAKKVSLNIPKLKDCKYHLGQSTTHPDECEHSMIFLTEGDSASGTITKTRDVMTQAVFSLRGKIVNVYGKKKTEIYKNAELYNMMVALGIENGVEGLRYGKVIIATDADTDGFHIRNLLMTYFLTYFEDLVFAGRLYILETPLFRVRNKNQTVYCYSEHQRDDATAQIKNSEVTRFKGLGEIDPKEFGQFIGEDMRLIPVSIAGMNEMHKTMEFYMGSNTPDRREFIMENLI, encoded by the coding sequence ATGGCAAAGACAACGTATGATGAATCGAAAATCCAAACGTTAAGTGCGCTGGAGCATATTCGAAAGCGTCCAGGCATGTACATCGGACGGTTGGGGAATGGCACGCATGTCGACGATGGCATTTACATCCTGCTTAAGGAAGTGGTGGACAACAGCGTCGATGAATTCATCATGGGCTATGGCAGCAGAATTCTCATCCGTCGCAAAGAGTGCGAAGTACGGGTGAGGGACTATGGCCGAGGTATTCCTTTGGGTAAGGTGGTCGATTGTGTTTCGATCATCAACACCGGTGCAAAATATAGCGACGATGTTTTCCAATTCTCCGTTGGTTTGAACGGAGTGGGTACGAAGGCGGTCAACGCCCTTTCTTCGCATTTTATGGTCACCAGCTTTCGGGAAGGAAAGTACCACAGTGCTACTTTCTCACAGGGCATATTACTGAAAGAGGAGACTGGGGAGACCAAGGAAGCCGATGGGACAGAGGTGGTGTTCACCCCCGATCCCGAGTTGTTCGGTGATTATGCCTACAACGAGGATTTCATTTTCTCCCGGCTTTGGAGCTATGCCTACCTGAATACCGGTCTTTGTCTCGATTACAACGGCAAAGTCTACAAGTCAGCCCATGGGTTGTTGGACCTGTTGGATAAGGAAGTTGGTACCGAGGGTCTGTATACCATTATTCATTATCAGGCCAAGCAAATGGAATTCGCCCTGACCCACGTGGCGGGTTCCTATGGTGAGAACTATTTTTCCTATGTAAACGGCCAGCATACCACCGATGGGGGAACCCATCAGAGTGCCTTCAAGGAGGGTATTCTCAAAGGTATCAACGAGCATTTCAAGAAGAACTGGGCACCCCAGGACGTCCGTGAGGGAGTGGTCGGAGCCATTGCGGTGAAAGTGAAAGATCCGGTGTTTGAGTCCCAGACGAAAAACAAGCTTTCCAATACCGAAATTCGAACCTGGATTGTGAACGAGGTGCGCGATGCCATCGTGGACTTCCTGCTCAAGAATGCAGAGGAAGCCCAAAAGCTCTATCAAAAGATTATCAACAATGAGGCGCTTCGCAAGGAGCTCAATGAAGTCAAGAAAGGGGCGAGGGAGTCGGCAAAGAAAGTATCGCTGAACATACCCAAGCTCAAGGACTGCAAATACCACCTCGGACAAAGTACCACGCATCCCGATGAGTGCGAACACTCGATGATTTTCCTGACCGAAGGTGACAGTGCCAGCGGAACCATCACCAAAACACGTGATGTCATGACCCAGGCCGTATTCAGCCTCAGGGGTAAGATCGTCAATGTCTACGGCAAAAAGAAAACTGAAATCTATAAGAACGCTGAACTGTATAATATGATGGTTGCCCTGGGAATCGAAAACGGGGTGGAAGGGCTTCGGTATGGCAAAGTCATCATCGCAACGGATGCCGATACCGACGGGTTTCATATCCGAAACCTTCTGATGACCTACTTCTTGACCTATTTTGAGGATTTGGTGTTTGCAGGCAGGCTGTACATCCTGGAGACTCCGCTCTTTCGGGTACGCAACAAAAACCAGACGGTCTACTGTTACAGCGAGCATCAGCGTGACGACGCCACTGCCCAGATCAAGAACAGCGAGGTGACCCGATTCAAGGGCCTTGGGGAGATCGACCCCAAGGAGTTCGGTCAGTTCATCGGTGAGGATATGCGCCTCATTCCTGTCTCGATAGCAGGTATGAATGAGATGCATAAAACCATGGAGTTCTATATGGGTAGCAATACACCCGATAGACGCGAATTCATCATGGAGAATCTGATCTAA